GGGCGATGCGGTCGTAAACGTAGCCGACCATCAGCTCGGTGGGCAGGTTCGGGGTCGCGCGGCGTACTGCGTCGGCGTCGCCACCGCACGCACGAATGTCGTCGAGGATCCACTTCTCATGACCGTTTTCCTCCTCGATGTATTCGGCAACCGCCGAGCGCAGCCATTCGAGCCGCTCCGGCAGTCGGGCACCGCACGCCATCAGCAGCGGCACCGTGTGCTTGACGTGGTGGTAGGCCTGGCCGAGAAAGGCGACGTAGCTTTCCAGTTTCACGTCGCCGCTCAGCGCCTGTCGGATGATCGGGGCACTCAACAAATAGTCGCGTTCGGCGCCAGTCTGCTCGAGCAGGAATTCGTAGAATGACATCGGGTGTTTCTCCTCAAAGGGTTGCAGCGGCGACGTACCGGTCGATGGCTTCCCGGTAGCGTTCGAGCAGCGCGGAGCGCCGCAGCCGGCCATTCGGGGTCGCGAGGCCGTTGGCCGCGCTGAACGGTTCGTCGGCTCGCAGCCAGTGGTGCACGCGCGCGTAATCGGGGAGTTCGCCGTTTACGGCCGCCACCGCAAGGGCCAGCGTGTCGTCGGAAAGCCCGGGACCGCGCGGTACCAGCACCGCGACGTTGGCGGGCAGGGCTTCGCCGTGCAGCCACGCCTGCGCGACGGCCGGTTGCTGCACGAGCTCGGCTTCGACCCATTCCGGATTCACGTTGCGCCCGTAGGCGGTGACGAACTGATGCTTGCTGCGCCCGTGCAGCACGAGAAAACCGTCTTCGAAATGACCCAGGTCGCCGCTGTCGAGCCAAGTGTTCTGGGCCCCGGCCTCACCGAGGTAGCCGAGCATCCCCGCGCCGCGAACCAGCACTTCGCCGCCGGAGCCGAGGCGCACGTCGGCGTGCGGCAGCGGCCGGCCGACCGTGCCGATGCGCCGCTGCTGCGGGGTATTGAGACAGACCACGGACGCGCATTCGGACAAGCCGTAACCTTCGAAAACCGGCAGGCCGAGCGCATCGGCACGCTGCAGCAACCCGGGCGAGACGCGTCCGCCGCCGACGGCGACGAAGCGCAACGACGCCGGCAGCGTCGCGGCCCGCTCAGCCGCGGCGACGAGCATCAGCAACAGCTGCGGCAACAGGATCAGGCTGTTCGGCTGAGTGCGCTGCAGCGCGGCAAGAAAGCGCTGGACATCGAACCCGCTGGCTCCGGAGAGGCCGATGTCGCCCATCGACATCAGGTCGACCGCCGCGCCCGAAAGCAGCGGTGTGTACAGGCCGGCAATGTTCTCGAGCAGCGTCGCGAGCGGCAG
Above is a genomic segment from Azoarcus sp. PA01 containing:
- a CDS encoding iron-containing redox enzyme family protein yields the protein MSFYEFLLEQTGAERDYLLSAPIIRQALSGDVKLESYVAFLGQAYHHVKHTVPLLMACGARLPERLEWLRSAVAEYIEEENGHEKWILDDIRACGGDADAVRRATPNLPTELMVGYVYDRIARDNPVSFFGMVNVLEGTSIALATRAAGIIQDRLDLPPQAFSYLRSHGSLDLEHIELFKNLMNRLDDAADKAAVVHTARVVYHLYGDMFRSLPAAAE
- a CDS encoding AMP-binding protein, encoding MLFAAMRAQGERLALQQGDRRLSYREMLHEVALRAERLRISGSRRVAIALDNGVDWALWDLAVLQAGLVCVPLPGFFSAGQQAHVLDSAGVDTLIVDDSTPFRPAGFGATEGQVAQRHVDQPPALPAGTGKITYTSGSTGQPKGVCLDVGAQMAVAGSLWQASRSCAIERHLCVLPLATLLENIAGLYTPLLSGAAVDLMSMGDIGLSGASGFDVQRFLAALQRTQPNSLILLPQLLLMLVAAAERAATLPASLRFVAVGGGRVSPGLLQRADALGLPVFEGYGLSECASVVCLNTPQQRRIGTVGRPLPHADVRLGSGGEVLVRGAGMLGYLGEAGAQNTWLDSGDLGHFEDGFLVLHGRSKHQFVTAYGRNVNPEWVEAELVQQPAVAQAWLHGEALPANVAVLVPRGPGLSDDTLALAVAAVNGELPDYARVHHWLRADEPFSAANGLATPNGRLRRSALLERYREAIDRYVAAATL